A window of Oryza glaberrima chromosome 2, OglaRS2, whole genome shotgun sequence genomic DNA:
TCTGttacctgaaaaaaaataatgtgttgtGGCATGATGTCTCAAAACATACTGCACAAATTAATGCTGCCAAATTGAATGTTTGTACTACAAGTGTAGGCAACCTATATAGGACAATGATCCTAAATTGACCAGTTGTCTTCAACTAAGTGCCCGAAATATGTACAAAACCAACTACCAAGAACAGCTAAATAAATGattgcagaaaaaaaatggcaatAATAATCTGCAAGCATAGACTACATGGTTAATTAGCAAAAGCAGAAATGAGAATGATAACAACACTGGTGGATcatacaaaaatagaaaaagtacAACAATGTTTCAACGTTAGGGACATAACTGGAAGCTTTTCTTTAGCCAGATCAAAAGGTCAAAAATAATATAGCCTACAAGAATTCTCCTCTCACCGTAATAGGTTCCTCCCCTTGCAGCATGCCAACATTGTTAACTAGCATTTCACCATATTCACCGATGCACCAAACAGCCACTCTTACTAAACTTCCCTACACAGTGTAGTGCAACCAAGTTACACAAATCAGTTAGGTTAAGGTGGAACAATATGCATCATAacaaacacatttttttttccaaacctGATCGACAAATGCTTGTAGAGCCATGTATAATAACCTCACTGAATATCCTTGAAGTTCTGATGCATTGCTTATTACAACAACGAGGGCATGCCACACATCATCCTTCACATGATTTCCAGCCTGTTAATCAACAAGAGTTCAGCATGAATTGAAGACATTTTCTACTATTGGTCAAAGACAGACGACCAGAAGATATATctcatggatgcatgcattcaaTAATATCAGCATAAAATATAAGCAGTCCTGACAAATGTGCAAAAGTTACCAGGAaatgcacccccccccccccccccccacacacacacacacacaaaagaagaaataaaaatattgttatagtAGGTGTCCACCATGAAGAGTGTCCCACTGGTAGGTTTCTAGGAAGGAATTGCTGAAACTGAAAAGTATATGTTCTGGAGCACACACTTTTCAGATGTGAAATGCCCTACTGTACTTTGGTACTTACCAAGGATAAAACCTTGAACATCTGATCAAGGTACCATAACTTCTCTTGAGAAAACCTAGCAGGGATGCAACACTGTTAAAAGTGCCTTAATTTAGcaggaaaaattaaaatatgtgtatatattggATACTAACTTTTCAACTATTGAGCATATCTTGGCAGTGAGATCTTCTTTGAAATCCGGATCAGCTGAATCTAAGTAGTCGACAAGCTCCTTAGTCAAAGGCTTTACATTTGTATCGTTGACTAACAAAAAAACAAGTTCAAGGGCCCTCTTGCGAATAGAAGCATCTGCATCCTGAAAGGTCCACAAGTAATTTAAAATGTTAAAAGCCAAAATAACATGATTAGATTCTAGGAAGGCAAAAACAATAGATGACCAAGCTGACTTAAGCTTCAAGATTGCAATATTAATCATATATAGCAAGTATTAAGGAATTGGTCATTTTAAAATAGTATATGTGAAATCTTTGTTTTACTTgaagtatatataataaaatcttGAGTTAAAGATTACTTTGAAAGAGCAGTACCAACCTAACTGGATTATGTTGGTCAGATAACTTGAATCCAGCTTTAGCTACAGTATCCAAGAGAAATTTTCTACTCCAAGGATGCATAGATAACTCAAAACACAATCTCTCTACAAAACTTATTTAGGCCCTCTTTTTTCTAAGATTTTTTGAAAGTTGAATTGCCCACTGATCTTCACTAGAAGACAGACGTCCAAAAAATAACTAGAATGATATTTCCACTGTTACCTTTACACACTCCAATATTGTCGTCCTGTGTCTCTGTACTGCCTGTGTATCTACAGTAATGGCCCTCATAAGCATGTTCAGAGCAACGTATCTGAAAGAATGACATGCATAGTAAATACTTGGTCTAGGGGAAATAGGTGAACATTATGCTAACATATACACAATAAAAATTTTGCCTATTGAGAGATGGGTGACCATTATGCTAATAAAAAGAACATCGTAGCCTCATTCATGTCGTGTATGGTACTATATCAACAACAGGAAACTGATATAACTCAGGCAATATTCATAAGCTACAGCTGCAAGCTGAACAAACTTCCCAATAACAACTAGCAGGCATGTTCAGAAGGTAAAGGAAATTATTCCCAAACATTTTGTGCTCAAAGAAAAATGAGCATTCAAGGAACAGGCAAGGTTTAACCTTATATTATTATCACGATTCGACAAGAATCTACCCAAAATATTGATCGCAAGCACACGTAAACCACTAGTAGCTTCGATACCCATTATAGTCTGAACACATTCATACAGAATGGCATTAGCAGCATTCTTATTTGACTCATTTTTCGTTGCAACCTGCACAAAGCAATACCATGGTTAATATTCCATCCACAACAATATGAAAACAAGTTCAATTACAAAAACAAAGAAGTGCATTgttgtaaaattttaaataaatatggAAGGGAACATGAAAGTTTAACAGTTTAATAGGTTCTAGAATCCAAAACATGCAGCAATGCCCTAAGTGTGACCTTCTGAAACAAACCTCTAGTATGAATAACACAACATGAACTACAAGCGCCATGTGTTAAATAAGCAAATATGctcttacataaaaaaaatgcaaactaAGATCCTGATGATATATAACAAATATACTATATTGTAAAATCAATGCCCTGATTGGGAGGCAAGTCCACAGGGCATATGGCAGAaaccagaaaaataaaaaaaaattaattagtaaatctGACATAGGAATTGACTAGATGGTGCATGTTTTGTATGGAGAACAAAGTGTCAGTATTTTgtatgtgaaaaaaaaggatatattCAATCACCTGAGCAAGAATATCATTCATATATTCACTGCAGTCTGCATCTCCTTGACCCAAAATGCGCATCAGTTTAAGAACTCGAATATGCAAGAAAGGGTCTGATATGCCAGCAACGTCATACTCAGGAGCATAAGAACTATTGGAGACATCTCTCAGTATGCGCACCAATCCTTCAACGCAGTTCTGCAgggatttttaaaaaaatgttcatGCGAACAGTGCCGTTCTCAACATATAGAATATTCACAATGTTGCGTTATATTCtagaatgtgtgtgtgtgtgtgttttataAGCATGCAACTAGGAGCGATAGTGTGCTCCTGTGTGGTGCCACTGATGATTTCTGGGGATATTGCATTTCTGTAGGTAAAAGTTTTGGTACTAACAACAGAATTAGTTGAGCAGCTAAATGAATAACACATAAGCAACTGACGGTCATTCCTTAATATAGTTACTGTAAAAACGGCCTAAGGGGTACGAAATACTGGTACATACCTTTCTCAGGTACTCTAGTGCATCTTTGCTGGATTTACACAGTTCCGTGCATAGTTGAACTGCAGATATCAGAATCCCATGATGTTTCTCCTTCAATAACGATGAAGCAAGACCCATGAAGTTTTCTGCCAAGTCTGGGACTTTTCTCACAATCCTTATAGCACACAAAGCAGCCTAATGAACAGGGGAGAGGATATAGCATGAATTCAAAACGGAAAAAAAGTGACCTACATTGTTTCGATGTGTGTATTAACAGATAATAACTTAGAGCTAGTGTCATTGGCATTTCTGTAGAATGCACAAGTCCGTAATCAATTGAGGTTTCATGAACCCAATCTCtaaaaataacaacaataacCAACAAATCTCCTGTAGCTTTTtgttttaataatggaatattGGCATGAATACACTAATCCAGTTGGCCACTAGGAATTGAATTACAGTGAGAAGTATTCCTACCTTTTTCTTTGTGTTAACGTCCCTGCTACGCATCAGCCTCTCCACTTCAGGCGACAGATCCCGTGCCATTTCAGCGGAGCAGATATTCCCAAGCGCACACAATGCAAGCCCCACGATGAACTGGTTCGAGTGATTGAGATCTCTGCCCCCCAAATTAATCACTAAAATTACTCAAAACTCAGAATTACATGCGAAAAACAGAACTCGCAGCAGCGCATTGCAGAGATAATAGAGTCTGGTGGTGTACTGTTTGAGGGAGTTGGTGACGAGCATGAGCACCTCCTGCCGCTCGTCGAGGAGCAGCATGAGGCCGAGGTAGCCGATCCGCTTCTCCGGGTATcccgcggcggcgatgagctTGAGGCACTCCATCTGGCCGAAGTGGGTGGGGTATCCGAGCATGTGGATGAACATGAGCTTGGCCATGTTCCGGTGCCGGATCTCCTGCTGGTTCTCGCCGATGGCCGCGCGTATCTCCGCGCACTCCCGCCGCACCACcgcccgctcctccgccgccgtcttgcACGCGCGTATCGCCCGTATCATGTCCCTGCGCGGCAAGGCAAAGCTCAGCTCATCTCAGCAATTCGCGAGATCACGCCATTGCGCTCCGTGCAAACACCCATACGGATCCGAATTCGAGAGGGGCGAGAGCGGAAAACCCCACCGGAGGCGCGTGCCGGAGGAGAAGGGGCCCATGGCGATGTCGGAGGCGAAGTCCTCGACGATCTTCTCGACGGTGTCCATTGCCGGGGGGCGGGGATCTCgtggaggggggaggaggagagctcgCGTGGATCTGGCTCCCGCGCGAGGTGGTTGGAGCGggaaggcgaggcgaggcgaggctggcagaggaggaggacgaaggcTCGCCTTGGATGGATCTGAacttctgaaatctgaactgaAAATGGTGGTAACCGTGAGAATTGCGGGTACACCTTGCTGGAGCAGTGAATTTTGCGGGGATTTGGAGATAATTTGTCAAATGCAAAACCCAATGTAAAAATGTAAAATGTGAGGAATGGATCTGTGTGGACTTTTTTGTTTTGTGAATTTCAACATAGAAATCGCGGAGAACGTTTGTCGTGTGAATTTCATGCATTGGTCCTTGAATATtcttttatgtgtgacttagaTTATTCCATTATTCGCTTCTTAATTACTACTAGTTTGCTTTGGAAcatagaaaatttaaagaattaaaCTAGTTTCTATAAAcattatatattctttttattcCAAATGAGATAATTAGATATAGATTAGGATATTGAAAAATGATGGATAACTTGTAATTTCATGTTGGAGACTGAATTGGCATTCAactaatccctccgtcccaaaaacaTGTCGTTTTGAGATTCCCAAGCCAAATTATCTTGATGTAACAAAGACTAAATTGCCCCTACCTATTCGATGTGGTTCTCATTTCATCAGCAGGGATGTCCCCCACCATCCGCTTGCTATGGTTGTTCTAGCAATCCAACTTCTGTATCAAGAACGATAAGACTTGACGGAACAAGCTAGGTCCGTCAGGCTAGATGGCCCCACCTCTGCAACCAAACTTTTGCTATAACAACACTTTTTTATGGGACACTACTGAAGACATAGAACGGCACTTTtagtgggacggagggagtatttcatatGTTGAATTCAACTATTTGTCAAATATCATCGTTAATTATGCTACTTGTTCTAAACTATTTGTTCATCTAATAATATATATGGATTTGCTAACCTCCGCTTGACCAAAATTGCCCCCAATATCTTACAAACTTTGGATCCTCCAATTCGATCCAAGATTTGTGATGCACCACCATCTTCTCCTACTCTGGCAAGCTGGTTGATCTTTGTTAACAGCGTTAACAACCACAACCAATTAGGTTTTGGGGGTTTGGGGttttgagggggggggggggttcccTAGGTGTAGAGGGATGTtgggacgacgacggtggcatGGTGTGCTAGTTGGCGATCGAATGGTGGTACGGCGGTGGCAGTGGTGTGGCAAGACGGAGAAGGACAGTGGATGATGGTGCAACGTGGGCATCTCTCACCTAAGTGGTTAGGTGGCAGGGACACCTCGTTGCAGGCCCCGCTTGGGGAGAAGGACATGGAGGAAAAGGTCCGGCAGGCCTCGTCTACACCTTTGCTCTCTTCTAGCGTCAGCAAGTCGAGGAGGGGCGGTGGCAGTGGGGTCAAGTTCGAAAATACACTAGATGCGGTAACAATCGacggagagaagaagaaaactagGTAGCAAGTTTTAGGTGTTTGTATAAATCTCAAAGCGACCCAACGCCCCAAAATTCACAATATATTAGGGAGGAATGTAGAGTAGATAGTCCCTAATAATAGCATTTAATTTATCGTTGTAATAGAGTGGATCATACATCACTTTTCATTTGTCAATATTGGAACGTAAATGCAACATCACCTTTCTTGTAGTGAATCACAGCTAAAAAGAGTACCACCTTTCTCCTCCGCTTCCTTGAAAGGAAACAAGTGAGAGAAAGAAAAATTGAACTTATAGCAAGCAAGATGCCGGCAGGATCCCAGGTGCTTTGTCAAGTATATATCACATGCTTCAGCGTGGACTTTGAATGTTATCAAGCATCAACCTATTCCCGAAGAATCCTTTGATTCTGCCGTGTTTTAAGTTGTTCACCATTGACATTTTCAGCTGGCATATCATCACACATTCGCATGATCAGGTC
This region includes:
- the LOC127763396 gene encoding AP-1 complex subunit gamma-2-like isoform X1; the encoded protein is MDTVEKIVEDFASDIAMGPFSSGTRLRDMIRAIRACKTAAEERAVVRRECAEIRAAIGENQQEIRHRNMAKLMFIHMLGYPTHFGQMECLKLIAAAGYPEKRIGYLGLMLLLDERQEVLMLVTNSLKQDLNHSNQFIVGLALCALGNICSAEMARDLSPEVERLMRSRDVNTKKKAALCAIRIVRKVPDLAENFMGLASSLLKEKHHGILISAVQLCTELCKSSKDALEYLRKNCVEGLVRILRDVSNSSYAPEYDVAGISDPFLHIRVLKLMRILGQGDADCSEYMNDILAQVATKNESNKNAANAILYECVQTIMGIEATSGLRVLAINILGRFLSNRDNNIRYVALNMLMRAITVDTQAVQRHRTTILECVKDADASIRKRALELVFLLVNDTNVKPLTKELVDYLDSADPDFKEDLTAKICSIVEKFSQEKLWYLDQMFKVLSLAGNHVKDDVWHALVVVISNASELQGYSVRLLYMALQAFVDQGSLVRVAVWCIGEYGEMLVNNVGMLQGEEPITVTESDAVDAVQLALNRYSADVTTRAMCLVALLKLSSRFPSTSERIKQIVSQNKKNIVLELQQRSIEFSSIIQRHQSIRPSLLERMPALDEASYLLRRASATQATLAADKPTPAVTPGGLKLPNGVAKPATSPLVDLLDLSSDDVPAITTASTTTAPNDFLQDLLGIGGISSSPAAAPSSASTDILIDLLSIGSSPSQNGPPAADSTPAQVGAIVPEATDLLSSLSSSTSVSGTKSAPAVPQDMDLLDGLPSNTSVSGLVNHSSITAFKSATLKINFDFKKQPEKPHETTVHATFTNLTSSSYTDFVFQAAVPKFIQLRLDPASGNIVPASGNGSVTQGFSVTNNQHGQKPLAMRIRMSYKVNGEDRLEQGQVSNFPAGL